A genome region from Triticum aestivum cultivar Chinese Spring chromosome 2B, IWGSC CS RefSeq v2.1, whole genome shotgun sequence includes the following:
- the LOC123040251 gene encoding non-specific lipid transfer protein GPI-anchored 23-like produces the protein MAHPKSHLACLFLALALAVLTAAASEPLLSAAVTARAPAPSPNGDLVAKPSAWGWTWCIIPCFSFIPEIFCIPPIFCPRTPQPPPPSPPPPPPLKPQPKECRTPLMGLMPCKDFLTSSTAPEPPNQGKCCDGLRSLVQDAPICLCRILEGTDLDKLMSATVDREKFIRTMIICDSSPGEFGSCEGPVPPMTMRAAPTPKAAP, from the exons ATGGCGCACCCCAAGTCCCATCTCGCCTGCTTgttcctcgccctcgccctcgccgtccTGACCGCCGCCGCGTCGGAGCCTTTGCTTTCGGCGGCCGTGACAGCCAGGGCGCCCGCTCCCTCCCCCAACGGCGACTTGGTAGCGAAACCATCGGCATGGGGATGGACATGGTGCATCATCCCCTGCTTTTCGTTTATACCAGAGATATTTTGCATACCACCAATATTCTGTCCACGGACGCCGCAACCACCGCCGCCATCACCGCCTCCCCCGCCCCCATTGAAGCCTCAGCCGAAGGAGTGCCGGACGCCGCTGATGGGGCTGATGCCGTGCAAGGATTTCCTCACCAGCAGCACCGCGCCGGAGCCTCCGAACCAGGGCAAGTGCTGCGACGGCCTCAGGTCGCTCGTCCAAGACGCTCCCATCTGCCTTTGCCGCATACTGGAGGGCACCGATCTCGACAAGCTCATGTCGGCGACCGTGGATAGAGAGAAATTCATTCGTACGATGATCATCTGCGACTCGAGTCCGGGTGAATTTGGTTCTTGTGAAG GACCCGTGCCACCGATGACGATGAGGGCCGCACCTACACCTAAAGCTGCTCCATAA